The DNA segment GCACGCCGCCGGTTCGACGCGCTCCACCCGCTGGGGAGGATGGGCACGCCCGAGGACGTGGCCTACCTGGCTCTCTACCTCGCCTCCGACGAGTCCTCCTGGATGACCGGCAGCGTTCTCACTCTGGACGGCGGTCTCACCGCTTTCTGATCCCTTCCGGCTTGATCACCCGCCGAGGTGAGGTTAACCTACGGAGGCGATTCCCACCATATTGAGGTTCGCCTGCGGTCCGTCCGCCGAAATTCATTAGCGAGGAGAAGCATGCATCGACCGAATCGAGTCTGGCTCGTGATCCCTCTTTCCCTTGCGCCGCTGGGCTTTGCGCAAGGCTGGGCCAGACCGGCTTCGGCCTCTTCCCCTCCGCAGGCGGCCACGACGCTGGCGCGCGTCAATGGGGTCGACATTCCCACGAACCGGCTCGAGCAGCGGGTGCGGATGACTTTGAACCGCATGTCGCGCAATCCCTCCGAGCTGTCGCCGGAGGAGCTGCAGGCGCTCCGCTCGCAGATGCTCGACATGCTGGTCCAGGAGGAGGTCCTGCGCCAGGCGAGCGTCCAGGCCGGGATCAAGATCGGCGATCCCGAAGTCGAAAAACGGCTGGCGACGATGGAGGCCAGCTTTTCGACTCCTGAGGGTTATGCCCGTAGTCTGGAAGAGCAGGGGCTCAGCGCCGCCGAAGTGCGCGAGCAGATTCGCCAGAACCTGGCAATCGAGGCGCTCATCAAGTCCAAGGTGACCGACCAGGTAGCGGTTTCGAAGGAAGAGGTCGCGCAGTATTTCTCGGCGAACCGCGAGAAGCTGCGGCGCGCCGAGTCGGCGCACGTGCAGGAAATCTACGTCCCGCTTCGCGGCAGCGTCCAGCAAAAAACCCAAACGCGCCAGGCGATGGAAGGAGTGCTGCGCGAGGCGCGCGGCGGCAAGGATTTTTCCCAGCTGGCCCGTGAGTTTTCCCGGGGTGCGAACGCATCTTCGGGAGGAGACATCGGCTGGCTGACGCGCAACGGCCCCAAGCCCTTGCTGGCCGCTGCCGCATTGAAGCTGAAGCCCGGGGAAATCAGCGATATCGTCGAGACCCCGGGTGGGTTGCACTTACTGAAGGTTCTGGAGATTAAGCCGGCCAGCAATGTCTCCCTTGAGGAGGCGCAGGCGCAGATTGAGGCCAAGCTCCGCGAAGACAAAGACCAAGCGGCGCTCGAGCGGTACGTCTCGGACCTGAAAGCCGGGGCCCGAATCGAGATTCTCGCGGCGTCGCCTTGAGCGGCCACGGAGCCGGGCAGCGCATCGCCCGGAGCCGCGACCGGGAGGATTCCATGGCCAAAGGTATCGTCAAATGGTTCAACCGCGTGAAGGGTTACGGGTTCATCCAATCGGAGGATGGCGCGGATATTTTTGTGCATCGAACGGCAATCAAGGCGGGCGGCAAGGCGCCCACGCTCAAG comes from the Candidatus Polarisedimenticolia bacterium genome and includes:
- a CDS encoding cold-shock protein codes for the protein MAKGIVKWFNRVKGYGFIQSEDGADIFVHRTAIKAGGKAPTLKEGDPVSFEVENGERGPKAVNVVRSGEQV
- a CDS encoding SurA N-terminal domain-containing protein; its protein translation is MHRPNRVWLVIPLSLAPLGFAQGWARPASASSPPQAATTLARVNGVDIPTNRLEQRVRMTLNRMSRNPSELSPEELQALRSQMLDMLVQEEVLRQASVQAGIKIGDPEVEKRLATMEASFSTPEGYARSLEEQGLSAAEVREQIRQNLAIEALIKSKVTDQVAVSKEEVAQYFSANREKLRRAESAHVQEIYVPLRGSVQQKTQTRQAMEGVLREARGGKDFSQLAREFSRGANASSGGDIGWLTRNGPKPLLAAAALKLKPGEISDIVETPGGLHLLKVLEIKPASNVSLEEAQAQIEAKLREDKDQAALERYVSDLKAGARIEILAASP